The genomic DNA GGGTGGTGGCAGGGCCATGGTGGGAGCCCTGAAGATGCCTCATGGCTGCTGAGGGGGCTGCCCCATCAGGGAGCAGAGCGGCGGGCATGGTCGGCAGCCTGTGGGTTCTAGCCCTGGTGTCCTCAGTCCTGGCTCTGGAAGGTAAGCCGGGAGGGGAGACGGAAGAAGTCCACCTGCCAGTAGAGACCCAGCACATGTGGGAAGTAGGAAAGATTCAGAAGAGTGAGACATCAAGAGAGGAAAAGGGATGGGGAAAGTTTCAGAGAAGGGCTCCCAGGAGACAATCAGGCTCCTGTTGGTCAGTTAAATGAATCTGGGAGGAAAATTCTCTTCccagtggggctggggtgggcttAGCCCTGCCAGCTGAAGGCCTGGCCGCTGAGTATCCCTTCTTGTCTCTGGGCAGAGGTGTTGCTGGACACCACTGGAGAGACATCTGAGATTGGTTGGCTCACCTACCCACCAGGTGGGGTGAGTATCACTCTTGCATTCTGAGCCTGTGCCCCTCCCCATGCTCCAATCAGAAGCTCCGTGATTCTGGGGAGGAAACCCTCAGTGGAGATGGCTGGGTTAAGAGGTCTACCCTCCAGAGGAAGAGGACTTTTAGGCATCCTCAGTGGCTTTGCATGTGCTTAATTCTAAGATGGGCTGGAAGGGATATGCCCCGCCTCCCTGCCCCCTACGGACCCACCTCTGTGGTTCTCCCCTGCAGTGGGACGAAGTGAGCGTTCTGGATGACCAGCGACGCCTGACTCGGACCTTCGAGGCATGCCACGTGGCCGGGGCCGCTCCAGGCCTGGGGCAGGACAACTGGCTGCAGACACACTTTGTGGAGCGGCGAGGGGCCCAGCGGGCGCACATCCGACTGCACTTCTCAGTGCGGGCCTGCTCCAGCCTGGGCGTGGCGGGGGGCACCTGCCGGGAGACCTTCACGCTTTACTACCGCCAGGCCGAGGAGCCCGACGGCCCCGACAGCATCTCCTCCTGGCACCTCAAACGCTGGACCAAGGTGGACACGATCGCGGCGGATGAGAGTTTTCCTGCCTCCTCGGCCTGGGCGGTGGGCCCCCCGCGGGCCGGGCAGAGAGCGGGGCTGCAGCTGAACGTCAAGGAGCGGAGCTTCGGGCCCTTAACCCAGCGCGGCTTCTACGTGGCTTTCCAGGACACGGGGGCCTGCCTGGCCCTCGTGGCGGTCAAGCTCTTCTCCTATGCCTGCCCCTCTGTGCTCCGTGCCTTCGCCTCCTTTCCTGAGACGCAGGCCAGTGGGGCCGGGGGCGCCTCCCTGGTGGCGGCCGTGGGCACCTGTGTGGCACACGCGGAGCCGGAGGAGGATGGAGCAGGGGGCCAGGCAGCGGGCAGCTCCCCCAGGCTGCACTGCAACGGGGAGGGCAAGTGGATGGTTGCCGTCGGGGGCTGCCGCTGCCAGCCAGGGCACCAGCCTGCGCGGGGAGACAAGGCCTGCCAAGGTGAGACCCCACTCCCTTGTACTTGAGATCGCTCCTGAACGGGTCCACACTTCATTTTgtacccccacccccgcaccccacacacacaaaggtcAACAATAAGCTGTTTTAGGAAAGGACCCTTGTTTTCTCCGGATTTATTTCCTAAAGCACCCAGGCTTGCTTTCGTCCACTCATCTGAAACTTCTGGAacattctggagaattccacagcaCTTGCTGGGGCTCCCAGGGCTACAGGCCTCTGAAGGGATGGCGATGAAAGGCATTGAACTCCTGGGCTGTGGTGGGATGGGGCCCTTTGTCTGTATTTGCTGTCTAGCTAGGGATGGATCATCCCATGGCCAGGATCCTCCTGGGAGGCATTGGGTACAACTGAACAGGGTGATTCTGCTGTGAGTGCAGGCTGCAGGCGGCCTCTGCAGACAGAGGTTGTGCAGGCAGGCCACGCCCTGCCTCTAgtgcctggcctgctgcagcccCCACCACACAAGACTTTTTCCATCAATGGAAATGTAATTCTGCCcccagaaaaatggcagaagtCGTGTCAGGGTCTGCCcgaaggaggcagagagggaggagaggggtgaGGAGGAGAGGCAGATCTCGGGAGGAACCCCAGGCCTGGGGGAATGGCAGTGCCAGTGTTgggggggctcaggatggagaGTGGACCTGAGGCCACTCCCTCCTCTGCCCCTTAGCCTGCCCTCGGGGGTCCTACAAAGCCTTGGCTGGGAATGCCCCCTGCTCACCATGCCCTGCCCGCAGCCACGCCCTGGCCCCTGCGGCCCCTGTGTGCCCCTGCCTGGAGGGCTTCTTCCGGGCCAGTTCAGACCCCCCAGAGGCTCCCTGCACTGGTGAGTTCCCAACCTACCCCAGGGATGGAATCGGGATGCAGTGGGGCCAGGAGAGGGTGAGCCTGAGGGCAATGGGGTGGCTGGTTGGCATTTGCAGTGactttttcctcctctgtccttgctTTCCTTCCCCACCACTTTTCCCTGCTGCTCCCCTCCCGGCCCACCTTGGTTCCTCCCTCCACTGTCTCCTTCCTTTTTACTTTCCCCATCACCTCCACCCCACAACTCCCTACTCCCGGCCCTTGTCCGCCTCATGCGCGCTGTCTCCCCAGGCCCCCCGTCAGCCCCCCGGGAGCTGTGGTTCGAGGTGCAGGGCTCCGCCCTCATGCTGCACTGGCGCCTGCCTCGGGAGCTTGGGGGCCGCGGGGACCTGCTTTTCAACGTGGTGTGCAAGGAGTGCGGAGGGGCCGGGGGCCAGGGCCCTTGTCGCCGCTGTAGGGACGAGGTGCATTTCGACCCCCGCCAGAGGGGCTTGACCGAGAGCCGCGTGCTCATCGGGGGGCTGCGGCCACACGTACCCTACATCCTGGAGGTGCAAGCTGTCAACGGGGTGTCGGAGCTCAGCCCTGACCCTCCCCAGGCTGCAGCCATCAATGTAAGCACCAGCCACGCAGGTGAGCCTCAGCCACCCCAAGCTTCCAGTCTCCTCCTTAGAATGCCCCCGTGCCCCACTCCTGCTCTCCAGCCCGTGGAAACCCCACTAATGTCACCCCCACGCCAGTTCCCTCCGCAGTCCCTGCCGTGCACCAGGTGAGTCGCGCCTCCAACAGCATCACTGTGTCCTGGCCACAGCCTGACCAGACCAACGGAAACATCCTGGACTATCAGCTCCGCTACTATGACCAGGTAGGGAGCAGAGGGCACCCCTGGTGGGGCTGGTGGGAGGTTCCAGGGGCCCCACAGTGGGGCGAGAGGTGGGGGGACCGGAGGGGTGCCTCAGGACCCTGCAGCAGGGGAGTGAGGAATGTGGGAGGCGGGCAGGGGGGACCAGGACCCCACGGCCGGCAGGGAGTGAGTGGCTGTCGCCCCTCTCCAGGCAGAAGATGAATCCCACTCCTTCACCCTGACCAGCGAGACCAACACAGCCACCGTGACCAAGCTGAGCCCCGGCCACATCTACGGCTTCCAGGTGCGGGCGCGGACAGCCGCGGGCCACGGCCCCTATGGGGGCAAGGTCTACTTCCAGACGCTGCCTCAAGGTGAGGGGaggcctgggtggggtgggggcagcccgAAGGGATGGTGAGGAAGGGCTTGGGGCCCATCCAGACCTTGAACCTTCACCCCGACCCTCCAGACCAGGAGAGTATCTGCCCCTTGATCTTCAGTtccatggtggggtggggggcggtgcagGTAGGTGGTTGCATGAGGGAAGGATGCtccggcatgtgagatcttactcACCTGTGCCCCTGGGTGGCTGGTTCTCCAGGTGAGCTGTCCGCTCAACTTCCTGAGAGGCTTTCCTTGGTGGTTGGGTCCATCCTGGGGGCGCTGGCCTTCCTTCTGCTGGCGGCCATCACCGTGCTGGCTCTCGTCTTCCAGAGGTGAGCCCCTCCCCACCATGGCCAGGTACCATTCCCTCCACACGGCCCCAAGTCCTGACAGCCCTGGAGTTCCCCAGGGAAACCCCCACCAGCATCCTCTACCCCCAGCAGCCCCCGGCCCCTGGGTCTGGCTGTCTCCCACCCCCGAGCCCTGGCAGGACCTTGGCCTCTGCGGGGTAGACTGGGGAGGGGACAGATGGGAGTGTGACTGCAGGACTGTGGTTTTTGTCCCCCAGGAAGCGGCGTGGAACCGGCTACATGGAACAACTGCAGCAGTACAGCAGCCCAGGTTGGGGTGGGGCCAGGAAGTGGGGGGCGGAGGAGTTGGAATCAGAACGGCCTGAGAAGGAAGGATGAAGACCCCAGAAGTGGGGCAGGAGGGGGCGGAGGAATGGGGCAGTGAGTCTGGGACAGCTGAGAACTGTCCAGGGGTACCCCCAGGCAGGGCCCGGCCCCCCGGTTTGCGGGCAGCTCCTTGGCGCTGTCTTTGGAAGTGAGAGAGCAAGCCTGGGGTGTGTGAACACGTCCCCTCTTCATGGACCACCCCCTATGCCTACAGGGCTCGGGGTGAAGTACTACATCGATCCCTCCACCTACGAGGACCCCTGTCAGGCCATCCGAGAATTTGCCCGGGAGGTTGACCCCACGTACATCAAGATCGAGGAGGTCATTGGGGCAGGTACCGCatgggggcagaggagggcatggaagggGGTCCCAGGAGGGTCCCTTCTGAACAGGGTAGGACACCTCGAGTCCTTCCTGGGGATCCCCCTCAGCCTGCACCTGCTCCCACAGGGTCCTTCGGGGAGGTGCGCCGGGGCCGTCTGCAGCCCCGGGGACGGCGGGAGCAGGCCGTGGCCATCCAGGCCCTGTGGACCGGAGGTGCTGAGAGTTTGCAGATGGCCTTTCTTGGTCAGGCTGCCATGCTGGGCCAGTTTCAGCACCCCAACATCTTGCGGCTGGAAGGTGTGGTCACCAGGAGTCGGCCCTTCATGGTGCTGACGGAACTCATGGAGCTGGGCCCCCTGGACAGCTTCTTGAGGGTCAGTCAGGCTGGTGGTGAGGCGGTGCTGGCGAGGGGAGGCTTGGGCCGGGAAAGCGGGCAGTTCTTAGCTGTCCGGGACCCACAGCCCCATCCCtcagctccctcctgcccctgcctctGGGGTCTTCAGCCTTCATTCTCAGGCCATTCTGATTCCAAATGGCCCTTGCCCTTGGGTGCCAGTGTGTCTGTGTGATGTGTCTAGGTACCCCCCTGCTTTTGCTGACCTCTGTCCCCCCCACCGTCCCCTAGCAGCGGGAGGGCCAGTTCAGCAGCCTGCAGTTGGTGGCCATGCAGCGGGGTGTGGCCGCTGCTATGCAGTACCTATCCAGCTTCGGCTTCGTGCACCGTGCACTCTCTGCCCACAGCGTGCTGGTGAACAGCCACCTGGAGTGCAAAGTGGCTCGTCTCGGCCGCAGTCCTCAGGTGAGAGCACAGCCTCGGGGGCCCGGCCTCtcaggggcgggggaggaggttGCTGGAGGACAAGCTGGGACCAAGGGCGGTGGGTGCCTCAGGTGGCAGACCTTAGAGTCTGAAGGGGCGGAGCTCACCTGGGTGGTGGAGCGAACCCCGGGCGAAGGGGCACAGCGGGACGTCAGGAATGGACTAAGCACactgagggagagaggggagtcCTCCTAGGACCACCTCCTGCCCTTCCCTAATGCTGACCAGTGTCAGAATCCCTGGGTACCAATCCACACACCACCTTCAAGCTCTGTGACTTTGCACAAGTTTGTATTTCTCTACGTCTCAGCCTCTGTACCTGCAAAATGGAGACAATGCCGTCCGTGATACAGGGTCATTACAGGATTAAACGAGATGCTTGCTGTGAAACCCTTGATGCACATCTGAGCACTTAGTAGTTGATCAGTAACTAGGACCATGGCTCTGATTATTGCTATTGTTACTTTCAACCCTACCCCTCAGGGCCCAAGTTGTCTGCTTCGCTGGGCGGCCCCAGAGGTCATCACACACGGGAAACATACAACATCCAGTGATGTCTGGAGCTTCGGGATAGTGATGTGGGAAGTGATGAGCTATGGAGAGCGGCCCTACTGGGACATGAGTGACCAGGAGGTGAGCTCATGACCTGGACAGTGATGATTCCCCACCCCTGTCCGTCCAACCCACCAGCCTCACAGACTCAAACATTCGAAGCCCTCCATCCTGGAATACATTCATGTTCTAAGATCTCATGGGTCTCATAGTTTCTTTCCAACCTCATGCTTACCTAACGATACATTCCTTTCCACTAGCAATGGCCTCTAAGCACCATCTTCTTCCTCTAATCCCCAGGTGCTAAATGCAATCGAGCAGGAATTCCGGCTGCCCCCGCCTCCAGGCTGTCCACCTGGACTGCACCTGCTTATGCTGGACACTTGGCAGAAGGATCGTACCCAGCGACCTCACTTTGACCAGCTGGTGGCCGCATTTGACAAGATGATCCGCAAGCCAGACACTCTGCAGGCTGGCGGGAGCCCCGGGGACAGGTCTGGAGCTTTGGCGTTAGAGCCCGGGACAGCCAGGGAGGGTTGATGCAGACCCACAAAGGAAACTGAGGAGAGGGGACAAGGATGAAGAGGAGACTTTGACCTCCCTGCCCCGCCCTCCCAGACCTTCCCAGGCCCTGCTGAATCCTGTAGCCCTGGACTTTCCGTCTCTGGACTCCCCTCAGGCCTGGCTCTCGGCCATCGGCCTGGAGTGCTACCAGGACAACTTCTCCCAGTCTGGCCTCTGCACCTTCGGTGATGTGGCTCAGCTCAGCCTGGAGTAAGCCGGGAGAGTCTGGGAGGGGAGCCTCGGCCCAGGGccaggggtggggcctggggtctTGGAGACACAGGCCccgattttttttcccttctgtcccCCTCTAGAGACCTGCCCGCCCTGGGGGTCACCCTGGCTGGCCACCAGAAGAAGCTGTTACACCACATTCAGCTCCTGCAGCAGCACTTGAGGCCACCGGGCCCCGTGGAGGTCTGAGGTCTGGGGGGGAAGCTACGACGTGAGGATGCCTGTAACCAAGTCCTGGATGAGGGTCCCAGGGGGGCCAAGGGAGATGTGAGCCCGGCTCCACGCCTGCCAGCCACACACTAAACCCAACCCTTGGGGCACCGCCCTGCCGGGTCTTACACTGCCCTCCCCACATTAAAGGGAAAGAAGGGATTTTGCACATCGGAGTGGTGGTGAGGCCCTGTGGTCTGAATGGAAGGGGTGGGAGACCCCACCACAGAGAAGgctgcaggaggagaggagaggagaggcgaACAGGAAGTGACTTTATTGGAAGGTGGAAGGTGGTATCACACCCCACACCCTCCCAGCGGTACCCATCTGCTCGGTACACCTCCCGAACCTCCGCGACTGTCTGCAGCTGTGACCCTGGATGGAGGCTGGTGCCCGAGGTGGCATCCCGGCCTTTTGTAAAGTGCTTTGCTCAGACAGGGCGGTAAGGCCAGGGTGGTTGAAGCGGGGTCCCTATTCGCGCTGGGCCCTGTGCTTGGGGCGAGGTGTGAGCCTGCTCCTCAGTTTCCCTGTATTCTGTTCTAAACCCCAACCACCCCGCCCCTGACCTGGCAGGTGAGAGATCTGGACTttggtgggaggcaggaggcaggaggaaagctCAGATCTGGTACTCCCAGCCCTCCCCGTCCTCCAGAGCCTTGTTGACCACCCCCCTCAGCTCTCTCTTCAGGGTCCCTTGCCGCAGCCTCTCCCAGTTGATGCTGCTGCGGGAGGTACTTCGAGACACTGAGGGGGTAAGAAGCGACAGGTGGGTGCCAAAGGGGCCGCCCAGCCACAGTCTTTCCGTGTCGTCCTCCGAGCCTGGGTGGCAGAAGGCCTGGGCATAGCGCCGGACACGCTGCTGGTTGATATCCTGTTTCTCTTCCAccctgttgggggagggggagtacagaggaggtgatggaatggcTGACCTTGGACCAGCCCTCCTGCCGGTGGCCTTTCTCCTTGTCTGCAACCTGAGTGGGCACAGGGGATGCCAGGCTTTGGGAAGCAACACAGAGCTGGGTCCAGGGACAACGTGGATGCTTTCAGGGCCGCTCTCCACCCCTGGTGCCTGGCAATTTCCCTTCCCCCAGTGAGACTGGAAGCCCAGGGAGCGCACAGGCCTGTACCACAAGCCTGCCAGCCCATGCTGTCACTCACCGCAGGAACCAGCGGTCCCCCAGCCCAAACTTGTGCCCGCAGATCCCCGAGCGAGGCCACAGGCAACGCGGCAGcttcttctctagcatcacagtgGTGGCTACAACCTGTGGGGTCGGGGGTGGGCAGAAGAGGATGAAACCAGAGATGGAGTGCAGGCCACTGGAAGAGTGGGGAAGACTCTGGGCAGAGGGGCCACAGCGTAGCAGCAGCTGGGAGACTCATGGTTTCCCAGAGGGCAGCGCCCTGCTGAGCAGAGGTTGGTGGCATCAGCTTCGTCACTGCTTTTCTGCAGGAGAGAGTGATGGTCTTGAGCCCACGATGCTTCACCCAATGACCTggcggccaggccaggccagtcCTGCAGCAGGTGGGGAGACCTCGCTCTGAGGATCAGGAAGGTGGGCAGAGCAAAGAGCAAGGGTCCTCGGGGCTACGCAATATTTTGACCCTACAGATGTAAAGGCTACTTAGAAACACAAACATCCTGCGGAGAAGTTTCCTACCAATACATttacattgaaaaatattttcacgaGCAAACCTTATGTCACCagcttagggtttttttttttaactctacttTCTACACAACACAGTTAAATGCCATCTAGTTGGAGGATTTCCCATTTATGTTgctgaaattatttttgttgaGATAAATTCTTTtgtaagaacattttaaaatgatgatttgATCCGGTTAATTCATGCTTTTGACCCCATCACAATTATCTGACTGAAGATAGTTTCTGTGACTATAGGGAGTTTGGCGTTATTTTTAACACGTCCAGTTTTTCTGGGTCAAATTTTGAAGACTTAAATATTGCCCAAAAGTTGATACTTCAGTTTTTATTCAGTAACAAAAGTTCGTGAATGCAGTTGTAGCTActgtgcttgtgtgctaagttggttcagttgTGTTCtcctgtttgcaaccccatggactgtatagcccttcaggctcttctgtccatgggattctccaggcaagaatactggagtgggttgcattgcctcctccaggggatcttcctgacccagaaacccAACCCGCAtctcgtgtgtctcctgcattggcagtcaggttctttaccactagcaccacctaggaagcccactgtCGCTACTCCTGAGGTTCATTTCTTACTGATGATTCTAGAAAAGACAGATTTGACTCTTTTGAGAAAACAGGAATTCTTTCCAGCTGTTCCAGGATTGCTTGGTTGTATTGCTGATCCAGTTCTGTACACTTTGCGTCCATTTCGCCTGTGCAGTAACCCTCCAGATAtactggggcggggtggggggaggggggggaggcGAAATATCCTGCTTCTGAGTTTGGCCTGGCCCTTGGCAGGAAGAGAATGACTTGCACTAACCCTCCCGGCCACGAGGGCGCTCACCTGCGCTCTCCAGAGCTCATCCCGCTCGTGGGCTACACGCCAGTGAGTGTCACCCATCATAGCGATGAGGAGGTTGAGCATGAGCAAAGCAGCGATGATGGCGAAGGCAGCGTAGGTGATGCTGTACATGAAGGGCAGATCCACGTCGTAGTTGGCGGGGCCGTCGATGATGGTGAGGAACAGCTCAAAGGTGCTGAACAGTGCCATGGGGTAACTGTAGAAATGGCCCAGCTCATTGGGGTCCTCTGTCTGGAAGATGATAAAGAAGGCTGCTCTCACCCAAGGGGGTGAGAGTTCCATGTGATTAAACCTTAGCCCactctctgctgcccacttcgGTCCTGTCTGCTTCCTCTCCAGGGTCACCATCCCAGC from Bos mutus isolate GX-2022 chromosome 4, NWIPB_WYAK_1.1, whole genome shotgun sequence includes the following:
- the EPHB6 gene encoding ephrin type-B receptor 6, whose protein sequence is MAAEGAAPSGSRAAGMVGSLWVLALVSSVLALEEVLLDTTGETSEIGWLTYPPGGWDEVSVLDDQRRLTRTFEACHVAGAAPGLGQDNWLQTHFVERRGAQRAHIRLHFSVRACSSLGVAGGTCRETFTLYYRQAEEPDGPDSISSWHLKRWTKVDTIAADESFPASSAWAVGPPRAGQRAGLQLNVKERSFGPLTQRGFYVAFQDTGACLALVAVKLFSYACPSVLRAFASFPETQASGAGGASLVAAVGTCVAHAEPEEDGAGGQAAGSSPRLHCNGEGKWMVAVGGCRCQPGHQPARGDKACQACPRGSYKALAGNAPCSPCPARSHALAPAAPVCPCLEGFFRASSDPPEAPCTGPPSAPRELWFEVQGSALMLHWRLPRELGGRGDLLFNVVCKECGGAGGQGPCRRCRDEVHFDPRQRGLTESRVLIGGLRPHVPYILEVQAVNGVSELSPDPPQAAAINVSTSHAVPSAVPAVHQVSRASNSITVSWPQPDQTNGNILDYQLRYYDQAEDESHSFTLTSETNTATVTKLSPGHIYGFQVRARTAAGHGPYGGKVYFQTLPQGELSAQLPERLSLVVGSILGALAFLLLAAITVLALVFQRKRRGTGYMEQLQQYSSPGLGVKYYIDPSTYEDPCQAIREFAREVDPTYIKIEEVIGAGSFGEVRRGRLQPRGRREQAVAIQALWTGGAESLQMAFLGQAAMLGQFQHPNILRLEGVVTRSRPFMVLTELMELGPLDSFLRQREGQFSSLQLVAMQRGVAAAMQYLSSFGFVHRALSAHSVLVNSHLECKVARLGRSPQGPSCLLRWAAPEVITHGKHTTSSDVWSFGIVMWEVMSYGERPYWDMSDQEVLNAIEQEFRLPPPPGCPPGLHLLMLDTWQKDRTQRPHFDQLVAAFDKMIRKPDTLQAGGSPGDRPSQALLNPVALDFPSLDSPQAWLSAIGLECYQDNFSQSGLCTFGDVAQLSLEDLPALGVTLAGHQKKLLHHIQLLQQHLRPPGPVEV